The genomic stretch TCTATGAAAAATCAAAGAATATCAGGAGGGCTGTTATTGCTAAATTAACTTCAATCTATTATATATTTGACAAGGAAACAATAACAATAATATCTGTTTTTAATAACAGAAAAAAACCGCGAATTTTTTAAATTCTTAAACATAAAAAATATGCAACACATTTGCCTATACTTTCAAGTACATCAACCATACAGGTTAAAAAGGTATCGTTTTTTCAACATCGGAGAAGACCGACATTATTTTGACGATTATGAAAATAAATTTCATATGCAAAGAATTGCAAATGACAGTTATCTTTATACCAACAAGATTCTTCTTGACTTAATAAAAAAACATAAAAAGAAATTTAAAGTAAGTTTTTCAATAACAGGTCTCGCTTTAGAACAGTTTAAACAATATGCTCCTGAAGTATTGGAAAGTTTTAAAGAACTTGCAAAAACAGGATGTGTTGAATTTTTGGCTGAAACATATTCTCATTCATTAATTTCAATGTTCAATAAAGAGGATTTTAAATCTCAAATTAATGAACATACACAAACAATTAAAAAGTATTTCGGGCAAACTCCAAAGGTATTCAGAAATACAGAACTTATCTATAATAATGTAATCGGAGAAACTGTTGCCGAAATGGGATTTAAGGCAATGATAACCGAAGGTGCAAAACATATTTTAGGATGGAAAAGCCCGAATGTGCTTTATTACAATGTATTGAAACCCGAATTAAAACTTATCCTAAAAAATTATAAATTAAGCGATGATATTGCATTCAGATTTTCGAATAAAGCGTGGGAAGAATTTCCATTAACTGCTGAAAAATATGCTTCTTGGTTATCAAATCAAGACGACAAACAAGAAGTTGTAAACATATTTATGGATTATGAAACTTTCGGTGAGCATCAAAAAGCTCATACCGGTATATTCAAATTCTTAAAAAAATTACCGGAAGAAGTTATAAAGCAAACCAACCTGCATTTTGCAACACCCTCTGAAATTGCTCAAAAACATCAACCTGTAGCATCATTAAATGTACCTTATGCAATATCATGGGCTGATGAAGAAAGAGATTTAACTGCTTGGTTAGGAAATGAAATGCAAAAAGAAGCTTTTGAAAAATTATACGCATTATCAGATAAGCTTAAACTAATCAAAAAACCTGAACTTATTAAAGCGTGGAGATATTTACAAGCCAGTGACCATTTCTATTATATGAGCACAAAAATCCTGTCAGACGGTATGGTACATGATTATTTTAATCCGTATAATTCACCTTATGATGCATTTATTAATTATATGAATGTATTAAGTGACTTTCAATTGAGAGTAAATGAAGCATATGAACAAATTATTCCGAAAGAACCGGAAGATATACTGATAAAAATCAAAGATTATGAGACAAAAATTCAGAACTTATACCAAGAACTGAATAAGCCGATAATGATAGAAAAAGTTAAACCGATTTTTGCAGCTATAGAAAAAACAAAAAAAGAATATCTAATTATTTCAGGAACAAAAAAACCGGCAAAAGCACTGCCAAAAAAAGCAACAACAGCAAAAAAGAAACCGGCGATTGCAAAGAAACCAACAACTGCTAAAAAGAAATCGGCAACAGTAAAGAAAACAACTGCTAAAAAAACAACAAGCAAAAAAACTGCCGCAACACCGGCAAAAAAGAAACCGCCAACAAAGAAAAAACAGGACAAAAAATAAAAATCAAATAGAAACAGTAAAAAAGGGCATATATGCCCTTTTTTAATTTATCAATTATGATTACATTTGTTGATGTTTTAAATAAATTCCACCATAGAGCACCGACTTACAGAACTCACTTAAATTACTAATTTGGATAAAATCAATTGCATTTAAAATGATTACTTTTCAGCATATTATTACACATTTCAAGTTTTAAATAACATGCAACTCGCAATTTTGCAGTAAATTTGTAATAAAATATGCCCCGATTTTGTTCAATTATTTTTTTGCAATTGTTTATTATGAAGAATACTTTTTTGTGAATTCTGTTCTTAATATCAGTAGACTTGTTATCCATATTGTCATTAAAATTATAACTTATGTCAATTGAAGAAGAAAAGAAAAAAAGTTTGTTGCTCACAATCGGTGAAAATATCAGAAGAATAAGAAAGTCAAAAGATTTAACTCAAGCAGATTTAGCTTTCAAATTGAATGCAGATACCAGTAAAATTGGCAGGACAGAAAGAGGTGAATATGATTTTAAAATTTCTTCATTATTAGCCATTGCAAAAGGATTAGATGTTAATATTTGTGATCTAATTATCTTAAAAAGCTCAAATAATGCCTTGAAACCATAATTCTTGTTACCGAATATAAATACTCTTAATGAAAAAGCATTTAAACAATAATATTACTATTCTTGTTGCAGAAGATGATATTTTCAGTTATGTCTTAATTAAAGAGTTTTTAAACGAAACCGTATCTATAATCCTACATGCCGAAAACGGGAAACAAGCCATAGAAATATTTAAAGAAAATGTATCAGTAGACTTGGTATTAATGGATATTAAACTTCCTGTAATAAATGGATTAGAGGCAATCAGAGAAATTAAAAAGATTCGAAATAATATACCGATTATCATTCAATCAGCATATATATTATCAAAAGAACAGAAATCTATTCTCAATTCAGACAGAATTGACTACCTGTCAAAACCTTTTAACAAAACAGAACTTCTTGACAAAATCAATAATTACTTACCGCTTTCCTGATTAGACTTAATAATCAAACCAATATCAATAACCAAAATTACCGGGTCAGAATTCATATTATGACTAATCTTAAAAGTGTATTTTCCTTTTTCAAGAGGTGTTTTTTCAGAAAACATTTCTTCAATATCCCACAATTGACCTGTAACTTCACCAATGTATTGTCCTTTCTCATCGGCTACCGAAAATTCAACATCTTTGATAAATTCTTCACCTTCGGGAGTAATTTGTGTTATAGATATTTTAATTGAAGTAAAAGGGTATCCCGTTGAATGCCTCATTGCAAAACAAAGGTCATAATTTCCGTCTTCAGGTATATCAACTTCAAAAGTTTTAACATCTGTCTTATGCCATTTCATATCCTTAACTTTTTGAAAGTCGCGATATGTATTGGAGCAAGATGAAAGAAAAATAATAAATAAAATGACTGTCAGTCCTTTGATAATATGATAAGTAAATGTATTCATTATTAAATATTTTTTATCATTTCTTTTAAATCATTTGAGTTCTTTAAAATCCATTCCTTCGATATATTCTTCAATTCTCAGCATTGAAGTCAACATATCTTCAAGATAAAACTTATATTCTCTGTTTTTTGGAGTCATATGTATATAACAATGTTTAAAATTATTTGTCTTAATTGTTCCTTTAATGCTTTTTCTGAAACCAAATCAACTTTTATTTCTAATTCCTTTTCAAGCAATTCATGCAAGTCAAAGAATTCCCAACCAATCGGTTTTCTGAAATATACCAAAATATCAATATCTGAATCTTCATTTTGTTCATTACGAGCATATGAACCGAAATATCCAATTTTATAAACAAAATATTGCTTATTCAACAAAGGTTTTAATTTTCGTAATTTATTTTCTATTTCAATATGAGTATTCATATTCTAATTTTATAACTTTTAAAGCTTCTTAGGAAAACAATAATCTTGAATTAATTTAAAAAACCTGCTATTGCTACAATTCTAATTATCATAGATTTATTTTAAAATAATTGTAAAGATACAAAAAAAAGCAGCCGAACTGATATGACTGCTTCAAATATAATAATTTTTAAGATAGTTAACTAAGGAGTTGTAAAACAATAACTCCTAAGATTTAATATTAGCTTTCAAAAATTCTCTGTTCAATCTTGCAATATGGGATAGAGAAATACCCTTAGGGCATTCTGCTTCGCAGGCTCCGGTATTTGAACAGTTGCCGAAGCCGAGTTCATCCATAACAGCTACCATTCTTTTTGCTCTTTTACTTGCTTCAACTTTGCCTTGCGGCAATAATGCAAGTTGTGATACTTTCGCAGCAATAAAAAGCATGGCAGAACTGTTTTTACAAACAGCGGCACAAGCACCACATCCGATACATGAAGCTGCATCCATTGCTTCATCGGCATGCTCTTTGGATATTAGAACAGCATTAGAATCCGGAGTACCTCCGATATTTACGGATACAAAACCGCCGGCTTCCATAATTTTATCATAAGCATTTCTGTCTGTTACCAAATCTTTAATAATTGGAAACCCTCCTGCTCGCCAAGGTTCAATTACTATTGTTTCACCATCTTTAAATAATCTCATGTGCAACTGACATGTAGCAATTTGTTCTCCGGGCCCGTGCGGACGGCCGTTAATAAACAGACCGCAAGTACCGCATATTCCTTCACGACAATCATTTTCAAAGGCAACAGGATTTTCTCCTTCTTTTATTAATTTAGAATTTAAAGCATCTAACATTTCAAGAAAGGACATTTCGTCCTGAATATCATCCAATTCATAATTTTTAAATTGTCCTTTTGCTTTGGCATTGGCTTGTCGCCATATTTTAAGTTTTACTTTCATTTTATTATTTTATTATAAAAGTTAGTTCTACTGTTATTTTAATTGAAATATCTTTTTATATATGTAGTTATCTGACTGACTTAAATGCTTAAATGCTACAATGATTTAATGCTTAAATAATTAAAACACAGATAGTTTAATCAATAATATCAAGATATAGTTTTATAATTATGATTTTTTTTATTATAGCATTTAAGCATTACAGCATTTGTCAATTTATTTATAACTTCTTTGTTTTACCTCAACAAATTCAAATTTCAATTCTTCTTTATGAAGTTTGGGTTCTTTATCCTCTCCTTGGTACTCCCAAGCAGAAACATACATATATTCTTCATCGTTTCTTTTAGCTTCTCCGTCTTCTGTTACGTATTCTTCGCGATAATGAGCACCGCAAGATTCTTTTCTGCTTAATGCGTCTTTAATCAATAATTGACTTAATTCAAATGCAGAAGCTATTCTGACAGCTTTTTCAAGTTCTTGATTAAATTCGCCGGAAGTTTCGGGAACTTTAACATCTTTCCAAAATTCATTTTCTAAATCTTTTACCATAGTAAGGGCTTTTTTTAAACCCTCTTCATTTCTTACCATCCCTGCATAGTCCCACAAAATTTTTCCGAGGCGTTTATGGAAAGAACTTGCTGTTTGTGTTCCGTTTACATTTAATAATTTTTCAAGTCTTTCTTTTGCTTCTTTTTCTGCCTCATCAAATTCTTTCGTATCGGTTGCTACTTTTCCCGTTCTTATTTTATCAGAGAGGTAATTACTTATTGTATTCGGTATAATAAAATATCCGTCTGTTGCACCTTGCATTAATGAACTTGCTCCGAGGCGATTTGCTCCGTGATCGGAAAAATTTGCCTCTCCGATTGCAAACAATCCGGGTATTGTTGTTTGCAGTTCATAATCTACCCAAAGCCCGCCCATTGTATAGTGTCCGGCCGGATAAATTCTCATAGGACGTTCATAAGGGCTTTCTCCGGTTATTGTTTCATACATTTCAAACAAATTACCGTATTTATCTTCAATAACATCTTTGCCTTGTTTTTCAAGAGCATGTTTAAAATCTAAAAAAACAGCTTGTCCGGTATCTCCTATTCCATATCCGGCATCGCATCTTTCTTTTGCTGCTCTTGAAGCAACATCTCTCGGAACAAGGTTCCCGAATGCAGGATAACGTCTTTCAAGATAATAATCTCTTTCATCTTCAGGAATATCGTTTCCGGGACGTTTATCGTCTTTTTCTTTCGGAACCCAAATTCTTCCGTCATTTCTTAAAGATTCTGACATTAAGGTTAATTTAGATTGGTAATCATTTAACTGCGGAATACAAGTAGGATGTATTTGAATAAAACTCGGATTAGCAAAAAAAGCTCCTTTTTTGTATGCCGACAACGCTGCTGAACCATTTGAATTAATAGCAAGAGTTGATAAATAATAGATTGTTCCGTAGCCTCCTGTCGCTAATATTACTGCATGAGCCGAATGTCTTTCTGTTTCACCGGTAACCAAGTTTCTTGTAATAATTCCTCTTGCATGCCCGTCAACCGTAACGATTTCTAACATTTGACGACGTGCATACATTTTTACTTTTCCTTCGCTTATCATTCGTTTCAAAGCTGAATATGAACCAAGCAGAACTTGTTGTCCTGTTTGTCCTCGTGCATAAAAAGTTCTTGAGACTTGAACACCTCCAAACGAACGATTTGATAATGTTCCGCCGTATTCACGAGCAAACGGCACACCTTGTGCAGTAAGTTGGTCAATAACTTCGTTGCTTACTTCTGCAGCTCTGTAAACATTACTTTCTCTTGCTCTGTAATCGCCGCCTTTTATCATATCATAAAACAAACGATAAATACTGTCTCCGTCATTCGGATAATTTTTAGCAGCATTAATTCCTCCTTGAGCTGCAACAGAATGAGCCCTTCTTGAACTATCCTGATAACAAAAAACTTTTACATTATATCCTAATTGTGCTAATGAAGCAGCTGCCGGTGCTCCGGCTATTCCTGTTCCGACTACTATAATATCTAATTTCTTTTTATTTGCAGGACTAACAAGATTCATTGAATTCAAATAATTAGTCCATTTATCTTTGAGATTTCCTTCCGGAATTTTTGAGTCTAATTTTGTCATAACTTTTATAATATTAAAATTATTTAATAAAAAGGAAATAAATTGGAATTACAGTAAATCCGACACTAATCAGTAAGGCATATAAGCTGCCAATTACACTTAATCGTTTTCTCCAAATATCATTACTCCAACCGATAGTTTGAAAAGCGGACCAAAAAGCATGATTCAAATGAAGTCCCAAGGCAACAAAACTAACAATATAAACACCGGAATAAACATAAGCTAATGTTCCGCCGGTAAATAAACCGACAACTAAATTATAGGCATCATGCATTTCTTCTCCGTGAACGATTGTTGAACTCATTTCTCCGAATTTCATTACATAAAAGAAGTTAATGATATGGGTAAACAAGAAACCGAAAATAAAAATTCCCAACCAAATCATATTTCGGGAAGACCAAGAACTGCTTTCTTTTTGATATTTTTTTTTATACTTTACCGGTGTTGCTCTCCAATTTTGAAATTGGATAATAAGCGCATACAGAATATGAATAATAAATCCTAAGGCCAGAATCGGTTGTATGATCTGAATAATAGGATTTGTATCCATAAAATGTGTTGCGATATTAAAAGCATCAGAACCACCCAACAAAAATAAATTTGCTGTTAAGTGTACTAATAAGAACATTATTAAAAATAGTCCCGATAAGCTTAAAATCACTTTCTTCCCGAGAGAAGATGTTATAAAATTGCTCATATAATTTATAATTTATTAATATAATTTGAATATATTTGTAACACAGACAAAGTTATATATATTTAATTTTTTTCAAAATGTTTTTTTACATTGAATATATTAATATTTTTATTTTAGCATTAAAGCATTATCACATTTGACAATTTTCCGCTAAATTTATGACAGAACCAAAATTTTATAAATATGAGATATAATAAGATACCTGAAAGTTTATTTATAAAAAACAGAAAAAAGATAAGCGGGAAAATTACAGGAAACTCTGTAGCCGTTATCAATTCCAACGATCAAATGCCGAGAAACGGTGATCAAACATTTGTGTACAGACAAAATTCAGATTTTTTTTATTTAACCGGTATAGAACAAGAAAAATCAATATTAATAATTTGTCCGAATGCCGAGAATAAAAAATTAAGAGAGATATTATTTCTTATTAAACCTGAAAAAGAACTTGAAATATGGGAAGGACATAAATTCACAAAAAAAGAAGCTCAAAATATCTCCGGTATCAAAACAGTAAAATGGTTAAGCGATTTTGATATCACTTTAAGAGAACTTTTGTTGAATAATAATGATATTTATTTAAATATAAATGAATATTCAAAATTCACTACAGAAGTTCCTTACAAAGACATCAGATTTATAAATGAAATTAAAGAAAAATACCCTCTCCATAATTACAAAAGACTTGCACCTGTTTTAACAGAAATGCGTCTTCAAAAAGAGCCGGAAGAAATTGAACTTTTACAAAAAGCATGTGATATCACTACCGGAGCATTTCACAGAATCCTGAAGTTTATTAAACCCGGAATTAAAGAATATGAAATTGAAGCTGAAATTACACATGAATTCATAAAAAACGGGGCAAAAGGACATGCTTACGAACCAATCACAGCATCAGGAAAAAATAATTGTGTATTGCATTATGTTTCGAATGACCAAATTTGCAAAGACGGGGATCTTGTTTTAATGGACTTTGGTGCAGAATATGCCGGTTATGCTGCAGATACAACAAGAACAATTCCCGTTAACGGTAAATTTACCGGAAGGCAAAAAGAAGTTTATAATTCAGTATTAAATGTTTTTAATAAAGCCGTGAAATTAATAAAACCCGGAGCCACCATAAATAACGTGAATAATAAAGTAAATAAGTTGATTGAAAAAGAATTAATACAACTTGGCCTTATGAAAAAAGAAGAACTTAATAAAAAAGAGAAAAAAGAAACTGTAAGGATGAAATATTTCATGCACGGAACATCTCATTTTATTGGTTTAGATGTTCATGATGTAGGCACAAAAGATACAGTTTTCAAGCCCGGAATGGTTTTAAGTTGTGAGCCGGCAATTTATATCGAAGAAGAAGGTTTCGGAATTCGTTTGGAAAATGATATATTAATCACGAAAGACGGACAAATTGATTTATTAGCTGACGAACCGATAGAACCTGATGAAATTGAAAAACTGATGAAATAGGTTTTTTTTAAATTGAAATATATTTATTAATAACTTCGTAAAAATCTTCTTCGCTTATTGGTTTTGAAATAAAATCATTACAACCTGCCGACATAGCTTTGTCAATTTCTTCTGTTGTTGAATATGCAGTTTGGGCAATTATGGGTAAATTTGGTCGAAATTCTTTTATCAATTTTGTTGCTTCGTAGCCGTTCATTATCGGCATCTTTAAATCCATAAGAACAAGGTCAATATGAGAATTATCTTTGCAAATTTCTACAGTTTCTTGCCCGTTTTTTGCATGAAGCATTTTGCATGTTAATTCTGACTTGTCGATTAACAATGTTTCAAGATAAAAATAATTTACTTCTTCGTCTTCTGCAATTAAGATTATATATTCATCTTTTACTAACTTTTTCTGCTTCGTTTCAGATAACAGCTCTTTATCAGTTCCTTTATAAACAAGTTTATAAGGAATTGTAACAAAAAATGTTGAGCCTTTTCCTTTTTCTGATATTAGAGTTATTTTACCGCCTATTAATTTTGCATTTTCTTTTGATATTGCTAATCCGAGGCCAAGCCCGTCAATTTTTTCAGTTAATTTTGTTTC from Bacteroidales bacterium encodes the following:
- a CDS encoding nucleotidyltransferase family protein, encoding MNTHIEIENKLRKLKPLLNKQYFVYKIGYFGSYARNEQNEDSDIDILVYFRKPIGWEFFDLHELLEKELEIKVDLVSEKALKEQLRQIILNIVIYI
- a CDS encoding response regulator, with product MKKHLNNNITILVAEDDIFSYVLIKEFLNETVSIILHAENGKQAIEIFKENVSVDLVLMDIKLPVINGLEAIREIKKIRNNIPIIIQSAYILSKEQKSILNSDRIDYLSKPFNKTELLDKINNYLPLS
- a CDS encoding succinate dehydrogenase/fumarate reductase iron-sulfur subunit, with product MKVKLKIWRQANAKAKGQFKNYELDDIQDEMSFLEMLDALNSKLIKEGENPVAFENDCREGICGTCGLFINGRPHGPGEQIATCQLHMRLFKDGETIVIEPWRAGGFPIIKDLVTDRNAYDKIMEAGGFVSVNIGGTPDSNAVLISKEHADEAMDAASCIGCGACAAVCKNSSAMLFIAAKVSQLALLPQGKVEASKRAKRMVAVMDELGFGNCSNTGACEAECPKGISLSHIARLNREFLKANIKS
- a CDS encoding glycoside hydrolase family 57 protein, with translation MQHICLYFQVHQPYRLKRYRFFNIGEDRHYFDDYENKFHMQRIANDSYLYTNKILLDLIKKHKKKFKVSFSITGLALEQFKQYAPEVLESFKELAKTGCVEFLAETYSHSLISMFNKEDFKSQINEHTQTIKKYFGQTPKVFRNTELIYNNVIGETVAEMGFKAMITEGAKHILGWKSPNVLYYNVLKPELKLILKNYKLSDDIAFRFSNKAWEEFPLTAEKYASWLSNQDDKQEVVNIFMDYETFGEHQKAHTGIFKFLKKLPEEVIKQTNLHFATPSEIAQKHQPVASLNVPYAISWADEERDLTAWLGNEMQKEAFEKLYALSDKLKLIKKPELIKAWRYLQASDHFYYMSTKILSDGMVHDYFNPYNSPYDAFINYMNVLSDFQLRVNEAYEQIIPKEPEDILIKIKDYETKIQNLYQELNKPIMIEKVKPIFAAIEKTKKEYLIISGTKKPAKALPKKATTAKKKPAIAKKPTTAKKKSATVKKTTAKKTTSKKTAATPAKKKPPTKKKQDKK
- a CDS encoding fumarate reductase/succinate dehydrogenase flavoprotein subunit; translation: MTKLDSKIPEGNLKDKWTNYLNSMNLVSPANKKKLDIIVVGTGIAGAPAAASLAQLGYNVKVFCYQDSSRRAHSVAAQGGINAAKNYPNDGDSIYRLFYDMIKGGDYRARESNVYRAAEVSNEVIDQLTAQGVPFAREYGGTLSNRSFGGVQVSRTFYARGQTGQQVLLGSYSALKRMISEGKVKMYARRQMLEIVTVDGHARGIITRNLVTGETERHSAHAVILATGGYGTIYYLSTLAINSNGSAALSAYKKGAFFANPSFIQIHPTCIPQLNDYQSKLTLMSESLRNDGRIWVPKEKDDKRPGNDIPEDERDYYLERRYPAFGNLVPRDVASRAAKERCDAGYGIGDTGQAVFLDFKHALEKQGKDVIEDKYGNLFEMYETITGESPYERPMRIYPAGHYTMGGLWVDYELQTTIPGLFAIGEANFSDHGANRLGASSLMQGATDGYFIIPNTISNYLSDKIRTGKVATDTKEFDEAEKEAKERLEKLLNVNGTQTASSFHKRLGKILWDYAGMVRNEEGLKKALTMVKDLENEFWKDVKVPETSGEFNQELEKAVRIASAFELSQLLIKDALSRKESCGAHYREEYVTEDGEAKRNDEEYMYVSAWEYQGEDKEPKLHKEELKFEFVEVKQRSYK
- a CDS encoding gliding motility lipoprotein GldH, coding for MNTFTYHIIKGLTVILFIIFLSSCSNTYRDFQKVKDMKWHKTDVKTFEVDIPEDGNYDLCFAMRHSTGYPFTSIKISITQITPEGEEFIKDVEFSVADEKGQYIGEVTGQLWDIEEMFSEKTPLEKGKYTFKISHNMNSDPVILVIDIGLIIKSNQESGK
- a CDS encoding succinate dehydrogenase cytochrome b subunit; its protein translation is MSNFITSSLGKKVILSLSGLFLIMFLLVHLTANLFLLGGSDAFNIATHFMDTNPIIQIIQPILALGFIIHILYALIIQFQNWRATPVKYKKKYQKESSSWSSRNMIWLGIFIFGFLFTHIINFFYVMKFGEMSSTIVHGEEMHDAYNLVVGLFTGGTLAYVYSGVYIVSFVALGLHLNHAFWSAFQTIGWSNDIWRKRLSVIGSLYALLISVGFTVIPIYFLFIK
- a CDS encoding helix-turn-helix domain-containing protein is translated as MSIEEEKKKSLLLTIGENIRRIRKSKDLTQADLAFKLNADTSKIGRTERGEYDFKISSLLAIAKGLDVNICDLIILKSSNNALKP
- a CDS encoding aminopeptidase P N-terminal domain-containing protein; the encoded protein is MRYNKIPESLFIKNRKKISGKITGNSVAVINSNDQMPRNGDQTFVYRQNSDFFYLTGIEQEKSILIICPNAENKKLREILFLIKPEKELEIWEGHKFTKKEAQNISGIKTVKWLSDFDITLRELLLNNNDIYLNINEYSKFTTEVPYKDIRFINEIKEKYPLHNYKRLAPVLTEMRLQKEPEEIELLQKACDITTGAFHRILKFIKPGIKEYEIEAEITHEFIKNGAKGHAYEPITASGKNNCVLHYVSNDQICKDGDLVLMDFGAEYAGYAADTTRTIPVNGKFTGRQKEVYNSVLNVFNKAVKLIKPGATINNVNNKVNKLIEKELIQLGLMKKEELNKKEKKETVRMKYFMHGTSHFIGLDVHDVGTKDTVFKPGMVLSCEPAIYIEEEGFGIRLENDILITKDGQIDLLADEPIEPDEIEKLMK